Proteins from a single region of Fusobacterium gonidiaformans ATCC 25563:
- a CDS encoding TonB-dependent receptor, which translates to MKKEMILTLLCFASLQAVAAVQEVELNPTKIRGGGATYDGSVLSNEKKNVVIITKADIEKKNYRDLESIFKDSPVTSVVYTEAGPLVTLRGSGQKTAMRVKVLLDGVSINTVDDSMGVIPFNAIPVGSIEKIEIIPGGGITLYGSGTSSGVINIVTNQANRKNFGDISFTMSSFDTYNTTLNKGIAFGDKLFWNIGIEAEKGKAYREKEESKKLNVLSGIDYKINNKHRIKLHGSKFWADFDGTNELDLISLQKHRRGAGKSDANVKSNRYSVSFDYEYKPTENLTFTSSYNQQRFRRDFTQDNRPYLTFLPSEWLEDFFGIPDGMNADLVIKNVNNHLTGRIEEKIQNGKIAGEWKYREGRGKLSFGYEHSAHRLKRNMDVVVEPFNPITNNYFFLRNKEERIINEEILEQHPNQLMGFFDNVLGGFILSDRDSMEEYGFDFDKFNKKMNDLYYKHTTSEADKKKYENGDPSPWDYWETLKPNLWKVVYDLMQEKMSDYAKDGKTIYRREDSENYDQKPTVPILLKDEKFEDFLKLILPHMVDPTFVVQPVTQSMVDVKKTTDSFYLFDSYKLTDRLEVNGGLRYEKAKYTGNRYTKTEQVIKGNPDNSTTKSMIAMYTELSEAEYAKKNAGDRHKWSGNETSKEKLKELKEKGVTTILMTDLTRKEKKEEENLGGEIGVNYRFNDTDTVYLKYERGFNTPLPTQLTNKTFDPKTKMKVYWESNLKTEKIDNVELGIRGMLTPNVTYSLAGFISDTQNEILSIVKNGSSHMLREWRFINIDKTRRMGLEFQSQQNFEKLTLKESLTYVDPRILSNDYEKQVQQIGVDKAEEMYQNNQKVRDWAIENILFSEKSFTIPTGTSEEEIAKMKEESKRLGKEAVKIIQNLREKGIKVDYSAKEEKLREITSGMSPADQARIRKEANELGKEAEERVLAEPRKELEELIAKSAYPDIFKKHLRKFSNYKLIHEGTMKESIYKQFEEEIKASYTKGTLEKGSRIPLSPKWKGTLSADYQFTDKLKLGMNTTYIGSYDSAEPGKGYEIVMTKVPHHMVADFYGTYNINEEFSIKFGINNVFNHQYYLRQDSRTATPAPGRTYSAGFSYRF; encoded by the coding sequence ATGAAAAAAGAAATGATTTTGACTTTGTTGTGTTTTGCTTCCTTGCAAGCTGTGGCAGCAGTACAGGAAGTGGAGTTGAACCCAACGAAAATTCGTGGGGGGGGGGCGACCTATGACGGATCGGTTCTTTCTAATGAAAAGAAAAATGTAGTCATCATTACAAAAGCAGATATTGAAAAGAAAAATTATAGAGATTTGGAATCTATTTTTAAAGATTCTCCGGTAACCTCTGTGGTATATACGGAGGCAGGACCCTTAGTAACACTTCGGGGTAGTGGACAAAAAACAGCAATGAGAGTTAAAGTACTTTTAGACGGAGTTTCTATCAATACGGTAGATGATTCTATGGGAGTGATTCCTTTTAATGCCATTCCTGTTGGAAGTATTGAAAAAATTGAAATTATTCCGGGAGGAGGAATTACTCTTTACGGGTCAGGAACTTCCAGTGGAGTCATTAACATCGTAACCAATCAGGCAAACAGGAAAAATTTCGGAGATATTAGTTTTACTATGAGTTCATTTGACACTTACAATACAACCTTAAATAAGGGAATTGCTTTTGGAGATAAGCTTTTTTGGAATATAGGAATCGAAGCGGAAAAAGGAAAAGCTTATCGAGAGAAAGAAGAAAGTAAAAAGTTAAATGTTTTATCGGGAATCGATTATAAAATTAACAATAAACATAGAATTAAATTACATGGAAGTAAGTTTTGGGCAGATTTTGACGGAACAAATGAGTTAGATTTGATTAGCTTACAAAAACATAGAAGAGGAGCAGGAAAATCGGATGCCAATGTAAAATCAAATCGATATTCCGTTTCTTTTGATTATGAATATAAACCAACTGAAAACTTAACCTTCACTTCCAGTTACAATCAACAAAGATTTCGTCGAGATTTTACACAAGATAACAGACCTTATCTTACTTTTTTACCATCAGAATGGTTAGAAGATTTTTTTGGAATTCCTGACGGAATGAATGCAGATTTAGTTATTAAAAATGTGAATAATCATTTAACAGGACGGATTGAAGAAAAAATTCAAAATGGAAAGATAGCAGGAGAATGGAAATACAGAGAAGGAAGAGGAAAGCTTAGCTTCGGATATGAACATTCTGCTCATCGATTAAAACGAAATATGGATGTCGTAGTAGAACCTTTTAACCCAATTACTAATAATTATTTTTTTCTAAGAAATAAAGAGGAGAGAATTATCAATGAAGAAATTTTAGAACAACATCCTAATCAATTGATGGGTTTTTTTGATAATGTATTAGGAGGGTTTATATTAAGTGATAGAGATAGTATGGAAGAATATGGATTTGATTTTGATAAATTTAACAAAAAAATGAATGACTTATATTATAAACATACTACTTCTGAAGCAGATAAGAAAAAATATGAAAATGGAGATCCTTCCCCATGGGATTATTGGGAAACACTAAAACCTAATTTATGGAAAGTTGTTTATGATTTAATGCAGGAGAAAATGTCAGATTATGCAAAAGACGGAAAAACAATTTATAGAAGAGAAGATTCAGAAAATTATGATCAAAAACCTACGGTTCCAATTTTATTAAAGGATGAAAAATTTGAAGATTTTCTAAAACTGATTTTGCCACATATGGTGGATCCTACTTTTGTTGTGCAACCTGTAACACAAAGTATGGTGGATGTTAAAAAAACAACGGATTCTTTTTATTTGTTTGATAGTTATAAATTGACAGATCGTTTAGAAGTCAATGGAGGATTACGATACGAAAAAGCGAAATACACCGGAAATCGTTATACGAAAACAGAACAAGTAATTAAGGGTAATCCGGATAACAGTACAACAAAATCTATGATAGCTATGTACACTGAATTATCAGAAGCTGAATATGCAAAGAAAAATGCCGGAGATAGGCATAAGTGGAGTGGTAATGAAACTTCCAAAGAAAAGTTAAAAGAGCTGAAAGAAAAGGGAGTTACAACCATTTTAATGACAGATTTAACACGGAAAGAAAAAAAGGAAGAGGAAAATCTTGGTGGAGAAATTGGTGTTAATTATCGTTTCAACGACACGGATACCGTTTATTTAAAATATGAAAGAGGATTTAATACCCCATTACCAACACAGTTAACAAACAAAACCTTTGACCCGAAAACGAAGATGAAAGTATATTGGGAAAGTAATTTAAAAACTGAAAAAATAGATAATGTGGAATTAGGAATTCGGGGAATGTTGACTCCAAATGTAACTTACTCTCTTGCAGGTTTTATTAGTGATACCCAAAATGAAATTTTATCTATTGTGAAAAATGGAAGTTCTCATATGCTTCGAGAATGGAGATTCATCAATATTGATAAAACAAGAAGAATGGGACTTGAATTTCAATCTCAACAAAATTTTGAGAAATTAACTTTAAAAGAATCTCTGACTTATGTAGATCCAAGAATCCTATCGAATGATTATGAAAAACAAGTGCAACAAATTGGAGTAGATAAAGCGGAGGAAATGTATCAAAACAATCAAAAAGTTCGAGATTGGGCGATTGAAAATATCCTATTTTCCGAAAAGAGCTTTACAATTCCAACAGGAACTTCGGAAGAAGAGATTGCAAAAATGAAAGAAGAGTCAAAGCGATTGGGAAAAGAAGCAGTTAAAATTATTCAAAACTTACGAGAAAAAGGAATAAAAGTAGATTATAGTGCAAAAGAGGAAAAATTAAGAGAAATTACTTCGGGAATGTCCCCTGCCGATCAAGCCAGAATTAGGAAAGAAGCAAATGAGTTAGGGAAAGAGGCAGAAGAGAGAGTACTAGCGGAACCTAGAAAGGAATTAGAAGAACTTATTGCAAAATCAGCTTATCCAGATATTTTTAAAAAACACTTAAGAAAGTTTAGTAATTATAAATTGATTCATGAAGGAACCATGAAAGAAAGCATTTATAAGCAATTTGAAGAAGAAATAAAAGCTTCTTATACAAAAGGAACTTTAGAAAAAGGAAGTAGAATTCCACTTTCTCCAAAATGGAAAGGAACCTTGAGTGCAGATTATCAATTTACGGATAAGTTAAAACTAGGAATGAATACAACTTATATAGGAAGTTATGATTCAGCAGAACCGGGAAAAGGATATGAAATCGTAATGACAAAAGTACCGCATCATATGGTAGCGGATTTTTATGGAACCTATAACATTAATGAAGAATTTTCTATCAAATTTGGAATCAATAACGTGTTTAATCATCAATATTATTTAAGACAAGATTCCAGAACGGCAACTCCGGCACCGGGAAGAACTTACAGTGCAGGGTTCAGTTATCGATTTTAA
- a CDS encoding ISL3 family transposase: protein MSQSYLIKSLFDIQDKNITFLPLEIEKEYKYHTFSKVISAILTKDACACPHCHSQKTVKNGFKTTKVRYLPFQNYPITIALKKQRFLCRECHHSFTLETPIVKKYASLSQTLKLSVLKSLKENISLSLIAKQHRISIPTVQRILKQGYLSYEISKKFLPKVLCFDEFKSTKDSDGAMSFLFMDGSSHKILDIVENRKLHALEDYFSRFSYQVRAQVKYIVMDMYSPYIQLTKRYFAKANIVLDPFHIVQLVNRAFNQTRIREMNQEKTKNSKLYRILKRDWKLYLKDFLTLSETRKYCRSLKQFISPSEKVDYVMAKKENLRQDYYFYQDILYAIKRKDFRLFESYLERWKKKISPKMQTAWKTLRKYRKYIRNTLGTSYSNGPLEGMNNFIKSVKRVAFGFHRFSHFRQRILIMQGIAQINPNF from the coding sequence ATGTCTCAATCATATTTGATCAAATCTCTTTTCGATATTCAAGATAAAAATATTACTTTTCTTCCTCTTGAAATTGAAAAAGAATACAAATATCATACTTTTTCAAAAGTGATTTCCGCTATCTTGACGAAAGATGCCTGCGCGTGTCCTCATTGTCATTCTCAAAAAACTGTAAAAAATGGCTTTAAAACAACAAAAGTTCGGTATCTCCCTTTTCAAAATTATCCTATTACCATTGCATTGAAAAAACAGAGATTTCTTTGTAGAGAATGCCACCATTCTTTTACTCTAGAAACACCGATTGTCAAAAAATATGCTTCTCTTTCACAAACTCTAAAACTTTCTGTTTTGAAAAGTTTAAAAGAAAATATATCTCTTTCTTTGATCGCAAAACAACATAGAATCTCCATTCCTACTGTACAACGAATTCTAAAACAAGGATATCTTTCCTATGAGATTTCTAAAAAATTTCTTCCAAAAGTGCTTTGTTTTGATGAGTTTAAATCTACAAAAGATAGTGATGGGGCAATGTCTTTTCTTTTTATGGATGGAAGTTCCCATAAAATATTAGATATTGTGGAAAATCGAAAATTACATGCGCTAGAAGATTACTTTTCAAGATTCTCCTATCAAGTCAGGGCTCAAGTGAAATACATTGTTATGGATATGTATTCTCCTTATATTCAACTTACAAAACGGTATTTTGCAAAAGCAAACATTGTATTAGACCCCTTTCATATTGTTCAACTTGTCAATCGTGCTTTTAACCAAACAAGAATTCGAGAAATGAACCAAGAGAAAACAAAGAACTCAAAACTATATCGCATACTAAAACGAGATTGGAAGCTTTATTTGAAAGATTTTTTAACCTTATCAGAAACTAGAAAATACTGTCGTTCCTTGAAACAATTCATTTCTCCTAGTGAAAAAGTGGATTATGTAATGGCTAAGAAAGAGAATTTACGACAAGATTATTATTTCTACCAAGATATTCTATATGCCATAAAAAGAAAAGATTTCCGACTGTTCGAATCTTACTTAGAACGATGGAAGAAAAAGATAAGCCCTAAGATGCAAACTGCTTGGAAAACACTTCGTAAATACAGAAAATATATTCGAAACACTTTAGGAACAAGCTATAGCAATGGACCTTTAGAAGGAATGAACAATTTTATTAAATCTGTAAAACGAGTTGCATTCGGATTCCATAGATTTTCTCATTTTCGACAAAGAATTCTTATTATGCAGGGGATAGCGCAAATCAATCCCAATTTTTAA
- a CDS encoding coproporphyrinogen-III oxidase family protein: protein MWDYRYKTHHDVEKLLSKLIKNHICTKNAFLERLKETNPSGQLSLYVHTPYCDYICSFCNLNRKQGNQEVDNYAKRLCKEIKNYGNFRFCKSSEIDVIFFGGGTPTIYSETQLENILKTIHDSFSLAENCEFTFETTLHNLSQEKIFLLTKYGVNRLSIGIQTFSTRGRKLLNRRFSKEIVLKRLQEIRHSFHGTLCIDIIYNYPEQTIEELLEDVRHISDCHIDSVSFYSLIIEEKSKLSRLFQKNPFSFQYNLQKDKELHRIFCEQMRKQGYHLLELTKFVKKDKYRYIQNNYQAKHLLPIGTGSGGRIGNIGCYHMNSKLSFYMQYSSAYMKAYQLLGLFQFPDISEENLKSFSGKNYEKIRNKMNKFVEKGYFSLQNHLFIYTIEGIFWGNNIAAEILKLSQ, encoded by the coding sequence ATGTGGGACTACCGTTATAAAACACATCATGATGTGGAAAAACTATTATCTAAGCTGATAAAAAATCATATCTGCACTAAGAATGCTTTTTTAGAAAGATTAAAAGAAACAAATCCTTCCGGACAACTATCTTTGTACGTCCATACACCATACTGTGATTACATTTGTTCCTTTTGCAATCTCAATCGAAAACAAGGAAATCAAGAAGTAGATAACTATGCCAAAAGACTTTGCAAAGAAATAAAAAATTATGGCAACTTTCGTTTTTGTAAAAGTAGCGAAATTGATGTTATTTTTTTCGGAGGAGGAACTCCTACCATCTATTCTGAAACACAACTGGAAAACATATTAAAAACAATTCATGACTCTTTTTCCCTTGCAGAAAATTGTGAATTTACTTTTGAAACAACCTTACACAATTTATCTCAAGAAAAAATATTCCTTCTTACAAAATATGGAGTAAATCGCCTAAGCATTGGAATTCAGACTTTTTCTACACGAGGCCGTAAGCTTTTAAATCGAAGATTTTCCAAAGAAATAGTATTAAAAAGGCTCCAAGAAATTCGTCACTCCTTTCATGGAACCCTTTGTATAGATATTATTTACAATTATCCAGAACAAACAATAGAAGAACTGCTAGAAGATGTTCGTCATATTTCAGACTGCCATATTGACAGTGTCAGTTTCTATTCTCTCATCATCGAAGAAAAATCGAAATTATCTCGTCTTTTTCAAAAAAATCCTTTTTCTTTCCAATATAATTTACAAAAAGATAAGGAACTTCATCGTATTTTTTGTGAACAAATGAGGAAACAAGGTTATCATTTACTCGAATTAACCAAATTTGTAAAAAAAGACAAGTATCGATATATTCAAAACAATTATCAAGCCAAACACCTTCTTCCTATTGGAACGGGGTCCGGAGGAAGAATTGGAAATATTGGCTGCTACCATATGAACTCTAAACTCTCCTTTTATATGCAATATTCCTCTGCCTATATGAAAGCCTATCAACTACTTGGCTTATTTCAATTTCCCGATATTTCTGAGGAAAATTTAAAATCTTTTTCCGGGAAAAACTATGAAAAAATACGAAACAAAATGAATAAATTTGTAGAAAAAGGCTATTTCTCTCTGCAAAATCATCTATTTATCTATACCATAGAGGGAATTTTCTGGGGAAATAATATTGCAGCAGAAATTTTAAAATTGAGTCAATGA
- a CDS encoding hemolysin family protein, translating into MNLLIKLFLIFTLVGIGAFFAISEIALASARKLKLHTLVEEGNKKAQKILDIQENSGNFFAAVQIGINAVSILGGSLGASIVGDFFQELEWLSPLKPFGNIFSFLIVTWLFIEFADLLPKRIAMVYPEKIALAIIHPMLFLIFFLKPFIKIINGFASIFFKLFGMEQVRNEDVTYDDIFAVVDAGAESGILQEKEQSLIENIFELDSRWVSSIMTTRDEISYLALDDTEEELREKIMDYPHSKFLITESDIDSILGYITSKDLLPSLMLSKKSIKELIKNYRKHLLILPNTLTLSETLDRFNEAKDDFAIILNEYGLVVGLVTMKDVVNTLMGDVVFQNSEDQQIIERDEHSWLIDGVTPIEDVKKVLDRIEKFPEEDSYESIAGFLMYMLKMIPKRGAKLEFMDYQFEIVDVDNFKIDQILVIDMLEEKKIEVENTVV; encoded by the coding sequence ATGAATCTTCTAATTAAACTATTTTTAATTTTTACATTAGTAGGAATTGGAGCTTTTTTTGCTATTAGTGAAATCGCCTTAGCAAGTGCAAGAAAACTAAAACTTCATACTCTTGTAGAAGAAGGGAATAAAAAAGCTCAAAAAATATTAGATATTCAAGAAAATTCCGGAAACTTTTTTGCGGCTGTTCAAATTGGTATCAATGCAGTTTCCATCTTAGGTGGTAGCTTAGGTGCAAGCATTGTTGGAGATTTCTTTCAAGAGCTGGAATGGTTAAGTCCATTAAAACCTTTTGGGAATATTTTTTCCTTTTTGATTGTTACGTGGCTTTTTATTGAATTTGCTGATTTATTACCAAAACGAATTGCTATGGTTTATCCAGAAAAAATTGCTTTAGCAATTATCCATCCAATGTTATTTTTGATTTTCTTTTTAAAACCGTTCATTAAGATTATCAATGGCTTTGCAAGTATTTTCTTTAAGCTTTTTGGAATGGAACAAGTAAGAAACGAAGATGTAACTTATGATGATATTTTTGCTGTTGTCGATGCAGGAGCAGAATCCGGAATTTTACAAGAAAAAGAACAATCTTTAATTGAAAATATTTTTGAGTTAGATAGCCGTTGGGTAAGTTCTATTATGACAACTCGTGATGAAATCTCCTATCTTGCACTAGATGATACGGAAGAAGAACTCCGAGAAAAAATTATGGATTATCCACACTCTAAATTTTTAATTACAGAATCTGATATTGACTCCATTTTAGGATATATTACATCAAAAGACTTATTACCGAGTTTAATGCTAAGTAAAAAGTCGATAAAGGAATTGATTAAAAATTACAGAAAACATCTATTGATATTACCTAATACTTTAACCCTTTCAGAAACCTTAGACCGTTTTAATGAAGCAAAGGATGATTTTGCTATCATCTTAAATGAGTATGGTTTGGTCGTTGGTTTAGTAACAATGAAGGACGTAGTAAATACCTTAATGGGTGATGTGGTATTTCAAAATTCAGAAGACCAACAGATCATAGAGAGAGATGAACACTCATGGTTAATCGATGGAGTAACTCCAATTGAAGATGTAAAAAAAGTATTAGATAGAATTGAAAAATTTCCAGAAGAAGATAGCTATGAAAGTATCGCTGGTTTCTTGATGTATATGTTAAAAATGATACCGAAAAGAGGAGCTAAGTTAGAATTCATGGATTATCAATTTGAAATTGTTGATGTTGATAATTTTAAAATCGATCAAATTTTGGTGATTGATATGCTGGAAGAGAAAAAAATAGAAGTAGAAAATACGGTTGTATAA
- the ptsP gene encoding phosphoenolpyruvate--protein phosphotransferase yields MERKFIKGIDASPGIAIGKVFLYQESELTIIQESNRTVEEEKQRLIHGQEKTKEQLEAIKEKTLLTLGKDKADIFDGHITLLEDEDLLEEINDLLEEGNISAEFALKTQIEEYCKMLSNLEDPYLRERAADLQDIGKRWLYNVANVTIVDLSSLPANTIIVAKDLTPSDTAQVNLQNVLAFVTEIGGKTAHSSIMARSLELPAVVGTGNICSLAKNEEIIIVDALTGDIILNPSQEELETYKSKQEHFLQEKEMLKQLKNKAAISKDGVEVGVWCNIGSPKDVKGVLNNGGQGIGLYRTEFLFMNNDRFPTEEEQFEAYKEVAMALEGKPVTIRTMDIGGDKSLPYMELPKEENPFLGWRAIRVCLDRTEILETQFKALLRASAFGYIKIMLPMIMDITEIRRARKLLEKCKAELKEKGIAFDENIQLGIMVETPAVAFRAKYFAKEVDFFSIGTNDLTQYTLAVDRGNENISHLYNTYNPAVLQAIQASIEGAHEAGISISMCGEFAGDEKATALLFGMGLDAFSMSAISVPRIKQNILNIDRASAKAFVDEVMNCATTEEVLAKVEEFYSKLKK; encoded by the coding sequence ATGGAAAGAAAGTTTATAAAAGGAATTGATGCTTCTCCTGGAATTGCAATTGGAAAAGTATTCCTATATCAAGAAAGTGAATTAACCATTATTCAAGAAAGCAATCGAACAGTAGAAGAAGAGAAACAACGTTTGATTCATGGGCAAGAAAAAACAAAAGAACAATTAGAGGCTATCAAGGAAAAAACTTTGCTAACTCTCGGGAAAGACAAAGCGGATATTTTTGATGGTCATATTACTCTTTTAGAAGATGAAGATTTATTGGAAGAAATCAATGATCTTTTAGAGGAAGGAAATATCAGTGCTGAATTTGCTTTAAAAACACAAATTGAAGAATATTGTAAAATGTTATCAAATTTGGAAGATCCTTATCTACGAGAAAGAGCCGCTGACCTACAAGATATTGGAAAAAGATGGCTATATAACGTTGCTAACGTAACTATCGTAGACTTATCCTCTTTACCGGCAAATACAATTATTGTTGCAAAAGATTTAACTCCGTCGGATACTGCACAAGTTAATTTACAAAATGTATTAGCTTTTGTTACTGAAATTGGTGGAAAAACAGCTCATTCCTCTATCATGGCAAGATCTTTAGAATTACCTGCTGTTGTTGGAACCGGAAACATTTGTTCTTTGGCAAAAAATGAGGAAATTATTATTGTAGATGCTTTGACTGGAGATATTATCCTAAACCCTAGTCAAGAAGAATTAGAAACATATAAATCAAAACAAGAGCATTTCTTACAAGAAAAAGAAATGTTAAAACAATTAAAAAATAAAGCTGCCATCTCCAAAGATGGAGTTGAAGTAGGAGTTTGGTGCAATATCGGTTCTCCAAAAGATGTCAAAGGAGTTTTGAACAACGGAGGACAAGGAATCGGACTATATCGAACGGAATTCTTATTTATGAATAATGACAGATTTCCAACAGAAGAAGAACAGTTTGAGGCCTATAAAGAAGTAGCCATGGCTTTAGAAGGAAAACCTGTTACCATTCGAACCATGGATATCGGTGGAGATAAATCTCTTCCATATATGGAACTTCCAAAAGAAGAAAATCCTTTCTTAGGTTGGAGAGCTATTCGAGTGTGTCTAGATAGAACTGAAATTTTAGAAACACAATTCAAAGCTTTATTGAGAGCTTCCGCTTTTGGATATATCAAAATCATGCTTCCTATGATTATGGATATCACAGAGATTAGAAGAGCTAGAAAATTATTAGAAAAGTGTAAAGCAGAATTAAAAGAAAAAGGAATTGCTTTTGATGAAAATATTCAATTGGGAATCATGGTAGAAACTCCTGCTGTTGCATTTCGAGCAAAATATTTTGCGAAAGAAGTAGATTTCTTCTCTATTGGAACAAATGACTTAACACAATATACTTTAGCAGTAGATCGAGGAAATGAAAATATTTCTCATTTATACAACACTTACAACCCTGCTGTGTTACAAGCAATTCAAGCTTCTATTGAAGGAGCTCACGAAGCGGGAATTTCTATTTCTATGTGTGGAGAATTCGCAGGAGATGAAAAAGCAACGGCTCTATTATTCGGAATGGGATTGGACGCTTTCTCTATGTCGGCTATTTCTGTACCTAGAATTAAACAAAATATTTTAAATATTGATAGAGCTTCAGCAAAAGCTTTCGTTGATGAAGTTATGAACTGTGCAACCACAGAAGAAGTTCTTGCAAAAGTGGAAGAGTTTTATTCAAAGCTTAAAAAATAA